CACTACACTAATGGAAAGGATGAGATGTCTAGATGCTTTTGGGAAGAAGATAACCAAAATAAAAGATAGTATCATACGCCATCTCTTACCCATCAAAATGGAGGCAGAACGAAGTGATGGTCCTGCACTCCCTCTTATACCCAATTGGCTAAATGATGTTATGGATGCGCTCACCGATTTGCGGGACTTGCTGGACGATCATGGCATTCCTGCTGACGCTACTCCACTTCCAAAGAAACGCAACATATGTTTTTCTTCATGTCACCTTGCATCTTGTGGCCTACTTCACAATCTGCAGAAAGTCGAAAAGTGGCTACAACCCATCGTAGTTTATGTGACCCCAATGGAGATATACAAAAGAAGCATGTTGACAAAGACGGTTgtggaagaaggagaaagaaagatTGCCGGAAGAGAAAACGAAAACGAAGAAATCATAAATAGGATTTTGTCTTTGACAACAGTTGAAGGTGTTGTTTCGGTGCTTAGGATTGTGGGGATGAAAGGGATCGGGAAAACAGCACTTGCTGAATTAGTTTGCTGTGATATTAGAGTGACAACAAAATTTTCGGTGATATGGATTAGTGGTATTCATGGCAACTCTTATGTTGAGTCTGTCAAGAAAGAAACGATTCGTGAACTAGAGATAGAGGGGAAGGGAATGAAGAAAATTGAAGATCTTAATCCTGAAGAAGCCACGAGAAGAAGTAGATTCCTTCTAGTGCTGGATGATTTACGAAGCGAGAACCATGAAGAACTGCTCAGTTTGCGTAGAGAACTGAGGGAGGTTCCTGGCTCATCTGGTGGTGTAATCCTTGTAACCACGCAGAATAGTTTAGGGCCCCCCAAGCTGGTCCGATATACTTTGAGACTAGACATTCTGGGAGAGGAAAATTGTTGGGCTTTATTTGAGAAAGTTATAGGAGGAGTTTCAAGTGAATCAAAGACCAGTGATGCCCAAAAGAAGTTGATTAAAAAGTGCCGGGGAGTCCCTGCAGCAATAACAAAATTGGCAACAATGTTGAAGACTCGTGAAGCAATTTCTGAAGCAGACATAAAGAATTTGGAGCTGGAATTCATGCAGGAGATGAAGACGATGTACTACGATGAGCTCCCCTCCTGGCATCTGAAACAATGCTTTGCTTATTTACCATTTATATTCCCTAAGGCAGGTCAAGCAGTCAAGGTTGAGACACTAGTTCAGCTTTGGATGGCAGAGGGATTTTTGGGCCCATTCAATTCTTCTTCTCAACCAGAAGAATTGGGAATTAGCATTATAAAAGAATTCTGTCGCAGATCAATCCTTTCCGTTAGAGAAGACCAATTTGGCAGCATTACAGATTGCGGCATGTATAACCCGCTATTGCTTGATCTGTCAAGATTCGTAGCCGGCGAGGGCCACTGCTACATGGATGACCGTGGCGAGAGTGTCATGCAAACTGTCCGTCGAGTGTTTTTAACTCAAGACTTTGATTTTTCAAATGGGATTCCCGAACCCCTCAATAAAACTAAGAAACATTTGCGTACCATTCTCTTCCCCCTACCAGGTAACAACGACTGGTCCTCACGAATTCCACATGATGTCACATTAAGCCTGTCTGCATGTGATGCGATTTTCCGTGCGTTCGAGAGTTTGCATGTGTTGGGCCTAGCAGATTTAGGCATGAGGATGCTGCCTAGTTCAATTGGAGAGTTAAAGCTCTTAAGATACCTCAACCTATCTCATAATAACATGGACAAACTTCCCGCTTCCATTGGAAAGCTAAAGCGCTTACAGACATTAAAACTGTCCCATTGCCATCAACTCAAAAAGTTGCCTGATGAGGTACAGCATTTAGTGAATCTCAAGCATCTGGAGCTAGAGGGGTGCCTGCATCTGGCACACATGCCGTCAACATTGGGGAAGCTAACAAAGCTTGAGAAATTGTCCCATTTCACAGTCAGCAACAACAATTGCAAGCACAAGCAATTGCAAGGTTTTGCAGAATTGATGAATCTTAAAAACTTAAGGGGGAAGTTGGAAATTCTACACTTGGAGCGCTTCAAATTTGAGGAACCACGGCATGTTGGGCGTGCCTATTTGAAAGACAAAGAGCATCTTTGGGACATCAGTCTGAAATGGAGTCATGATGATGATAACAATAACAAAGACAATGAAAAATCACTGCTGGATCGTCTTGAGCCACATCCAAATCTTCAAGGATTATCTATAAAGGGATATAGAGGTACAGCATTTTCAACTTGGCTCTCGTCCCTCAAAAATCTTGTTAGCTTTACTTTGAACAACTGCTCCATGTGCACATCTCTCCCTGCATTGAACGGATTCCCTAATCTTAAAGTTCTCAGACTTGAGAGGTTGGACTCTTTGAAATACATAACAGATGGAACCAAAGGCAGCCCAGAACTGGGGTTAGGCATGCTAGATTATTTGTCGATATCAGATTGCCCAGAGCTCACAAGTTGGTGGAGGCCTAGTGAAACCGCTCACAACAATGCCATATTATTTAGCTCGTTGTCAATTTTGGATGTCAAATACTGTCCAAAACTAAGTTCTATGCCATTGTATCCCAATCTTGACGTGAGGCTGATTTTGGAGGGTTCCAGCATGAGAACGTTGTTGGACACCATAAATTATAGGTCAACTTCAGATCCTGCTCCTCCCCTCTCCAGATTGATACGGTTAAAAATTAACAACGTAGAGGAAGAGTCTTATCCACCGAATAACTGGCTAGAAAACTTTGTCTCCCTCCAATATCTTTGGATCAGTGAGAAAATGTCAGTGGTCAAAAGTTTCAGACATCTTCGCTCACTTCACACCATGACCATCACAAACTGTACAGGAGTGGACTTACTTAGTGAGGAATGGGATGGTCTCAAAATGCTCCGGCATCTGACAATACAGGAAGTTGCTAAGCTGAAATCTCTTCCATCAGGAATCAAACATCTTACATTTCTAGCTGCTCTATGGATCGTCGGTTGTCCTGAGTTAGAAACTTTGACAGAggaaataggcaatctcaaatccCTTAATAATCTTTACATTGAAAATTGCCACAAGTTACGTTCGCTTCCCAAAACAATGATCCAACTCGAATCACTAAAAAATTTAGTGATTAGGAGCTGCCCATTGTTGTTGCCAAGGTGCCAAGAAGGAACCGGTGATGACTGGCCACAGATCAGGCACATCAAAGATATCTACTTGGCTGGCACTTCTGAAGTCTTTGAGTAATAACATCAATCAAGTCCAAACTGGTTCGGCTAATCGGCCTCTTGGGTACTTGACAAAAGACTTGCCCTAAGCCTCTAAtaatctctctctccctctaaaAGATTGGTATAGTTATGCAGTTTTGCTACTTCTTTCTTCAGTTTTTGTTCATACAAGTATTACACCTCGGGCATTGGTTGGGTATTCCAAATCAACCTGAATTTCAACCTTCATTCAGGTGTAGGTataatttatcattttctttgCTCCTTCTAAACTTTACTGAGAGTTACTAATTAATGTTACCGAGCCATAATTTTTGTGCTACTTATACTCTTTGGATCAAACTTTCACTGTGATCAGGAATCCAGCTATTGGTTAGAATCAGATGGAACTAGATGACTTTTCTGGGTAAGATAAAGATTTGGTGTCTACCTTTGATGTCATGTGTTTGTATTAAAGGCTAAATAAAGAAGGACAACAACCTTCGTTTTATTATTCAAAGAAAAACTTTTGAGATACATTTCTTTACATTTTATATGTTATGATTCTCTTTAATCAATTAAGGTTCGTGCAGATTATTTATTTAGCGGAATAACAAGGATATGGAAATTATCAATATGTACTCTGGATCCACAATTGACATGAGTCAGCATAATTACTTTCTAGAACTTTGTATCAATAATTATTCTATAGTGTGTAGAGAATAACATAACGTGCAGAACCCTAAACAAGGTATCAAGTGCAACATACACCATACTCTCAAATCGTTCAGTTTTGTGAAACCACAGTCACGTTTCTTCCACTCATCAACACTGAAGCATCATCAACAGTTCTAGACGCTTATTTTCACAGGATAGAGTTGTCATTTTGCAACACCATAAATCCCTAATCACACAATGAATAAAATAGAAACCAAGATTCGTAATATAGCTCCCAGTTTTAGAACTAGGGAGAACTTTCTTAAATCCACCCGTTATTTGCTCTTCTAGCTGTGTCCTGTGCATACCTTTCAGTGCAGAACAAAGGTTCTTACTTCTTAGAAAGAGTTGCACAAAACaggtttcttttctttcctttcctttttctcttttccaGACTTGGTTTGGTATAGTCTGCTTGATTAAGTTCAAACAGTTATTTTATACCACCCATGCAAAAGACAAAAAGGTTCTTATTTAGACAAAAATTACTTGATTAATCTATCAATTCTGTTTCTATGTGACTATGAATATATGATGTGTAATGCTTCACCAAATTGAATAGAAATTAGGAAAAAGCATGGCATTGATACTGCCATACTGGCAAGAGATAAAATCACTTAAACATTACTATGAACACAATTATATATGTCTTCCAAAACAAATAGTAGCACGTGTAAAAAGTAGAAAGTAAACAAAACATTAAGAAGCTGAAGAGACTATATATATCATTCAAGCAAGAGTGTCCTGATTGCTAATTGCTAAGGGACTACTTTTCCTAATTGCTAAGAATGTGTTTTAATGCATTATAGAGACAGAGATAAAACACAAGGAGGCCATTTAGATAAAGATGTCTAAAACGtctattttaaagatattttcatgttgtgttttaattggtttttgtataatttattcgTTATttttcatcacatattattaaatttctcaaaagattttcttttcaaaaacaataaaaaatatttaatttagagtaacacaaaaaaggtaatagattaactattagatttttttttagtcaccaaaaaaaaacctattaaattttttttaaaagattatttacaaaaaaaaatatatcacattcatcaatatataaatatatatatatataaatatatatatatatataacaagctcttaaaatttttataaataaaaaaataattaatttttattcatataatatataaaacaattactatattattattatattatagattaaaatttactaatttaaattttgtttttatttttaatataagcattagaaataataatttttttataacaagatgtaatgtgacaaaatatatataatattaattagtttttaaaaaattctgaaaagatgattttttttctataaagtgttattaaaaaattaacattataaaaactaatttcaaccaatatgatataataggttattaaatatatttaatacaaaacacattgaatataaatttttattgagtttaaattttaaataatttttaattgaatttcgaatatttttattttaaagagttagaatattttaacatcatttttttgtatctttttaattgagtctttgattttttaaattataaaccttatttataattaagagtaatgttttaacaccaccaattagtcacacatataaaaatacaagaacaattctattgtcataattataatctaactttataagcaatacaatacaatgaaactatatataagtaatataactaaattttatctacatctataatcacatttcataaataatataattaaattatatttatatttataattaaaatatgaataaaaatacaaaaaatatcaagatagttaatttttttcgttcataattttttttattatttttgttgtgaaaagttaaattattttaataattaattactttttaaaaaagataattgaataacacaaaaaagtcttattaagagtaatttatttagaGGAATGCTAGGTGGCCAGCaacttttgggatttatagtcatcaaatagccatcaatgaggcttttaatggtgtgagatttcatccaatggttcactcttctttgctggttacatgctggccagaatttgatAAAGTTGCTGtctccctagacttttccatttatttatatatgattaaaaaataattgaataattatatacggtaaaaaattaatattattaaaaaataaaattaaaatttattttaaaattaaaaataaagtttatttaaacataaaattaaaaatcatatttttttttttcaaaatttatctacgagtaactctataaatattttatgaagaataaaaatattaaattcgtactaaaatttattctaataaaatttatttttattctactaaacgttaaataaactattgaaaagaattttatttcctccattagagaagaataataaacttccatacttccattatgttatggcaataatttggactgttattttttaatgtacataataataataataataataataataataataataataataataaaacaagtaTATCACAGTAAAAAAAGAAGCACatcaccaaataatttatcatccgaattatatatgaatcaaattgataatatcagggctaacactacaaaaatcgaTGCGATAACAAGGTTAGGGACTTACAAAACTTTTCTtaagatcatagaaaaaaaacatttatatttttgtgatatataaaacaattatcatattattcttattattattacaatatatatatatatatatatatatatatatatatatatatatatatatatacttaatataCTACAACTGGGTTTTCCCCCAGCTAATAAGGGTGACGTGTCACTCTCTTGTGAgtctgttttccctccaaaacgaataaaatttttcatctattctaaattatttattataattatattattatattatatttaatatttaatgaataatatataattatactaatttaagaacatatcttcattataattatatcaaatcaatatttaatgcactattaaactgcTTATCAATTATAATGCGTAATTACTGTACATAATAACAAATTGCcttaatagtaattaatttacctatttatttttgttttactaaggtCTATAAATAGTGTTTTTCTGTCGTACATACATCTAAATTATTTGAGAGTCagctcataattttatatttaatattttttttactacttcatagaataagaatgtgttcttcattttttattgaagttgatctttttaaggtacaatttataattttttataatatttttcatatactcattctattatattattcttttaataatttattaattgttgttactctaagttgttcttatcgtctaatgttccaaTTCAATTGTCTTTTACCACAatcgtttacaatgcatcacatctataaaatacctcatcgagttgtcttcactgattcggattccaactacatggatgtaagcgttcaaagaagGGGCAATAATTTCTACTTTACCGAATGATTgttggatctactcacctattatgaccaacctaatggaatATGGTTAAAGGAGGATgagtaaattattataattttaattattcgattaaaattgTAATATCAGTtgtgatattttaattattaatgcattattaaactacttatcaataattttaattatctaacatttgtaatttatttttataattaaaataattaaaattaagtagatcgttattaaactacttatcaataattttaattatctaacatTTATAATTTACTCATCCTccttttttatcaaattattataattattcggTTGCATAATTTCTCATTAGATTCACCATCCTAAATTGGtcaatttggttttttttttcttttttttttaattgctcttATTGCAGCAAGTGTCCTCAGATTTTTATTGTGAGCTGCAAAATAAATGTCCCAAACTCTCAATACTTTTGTCATCCTTTTCGTTGTGTTTTTAACTCTGTTGATgtactattaattttaaatttgtacgaATTTTAAATGTTGATACTTACGATattatttcagttggttgtcgttacgagaatgacttTATACTATACGTGACTAAAGATTAGAATAGATTCAATATtgtttaagtaattttggttttaatattagtatttgattaaattataattagagcattttaaattattgcctcaatttatatattatgattatttttcgtggatgtactatttttaaataatttaataattaataaaataaagtggTGTCAAGTatattatttaagtttatttttattctttatttttttattggtattttcgttatatttgacaaaaaaaactCTACCTAAATATATAGTTTTTCGTTGTCCTAAGCACAATTTAGTTGCCAATAAAAACcgattttatctataaaaaataatgaaacatgtatcttttgatattatattaatatagtaagtaaacattatgatataataatatctttaattgcattataattgtctcataaataatatatgattatattattttagaaaaaaattttcattataattatatcaaatcaatatttaattatgataaaatatgttaattatagttatatcataaaattataataattacgatagttatgttatatattttaatcatttatgtaagtaaataaattagaaaacaatcaaattaaatcatgacggtaaataaataatatagaatattattatatatttaattgcattataattagctcatatgaataatgtatgattatattattttagaaaaatatttttattataattatatcaaatcaatatttaatatattatttaaatctaacttttatataacaataatattatatatatttatatatcacttttttaAACTCATTCTTACAAATatatattggcatataattaatatagataacatatatacttaataaatatctttattaaattaattataacgatTAATACAAGATAATCTCATAAGTATAACCTGATTATAGcaagaattttcataaaaataattgactactaatttgaaaataattgaTATAGTTAAATTGATACAACCTATAAGATTGAGAATATGTAGCAATTATAgcaattattatatcaattataataatcATTTACGTGACTTCATATacagtaattttttattataattgttaCATAATTACTgttgaatattatttaattttagatgttttataggtaatattcattatcacatgaattattattcaataataataataattttgaatttatataattggtaaaattctaattctcattcgtATGTAATAATTTTACTAGTATGTATTCACAATTTtagtcaataataataataataataataataataataataataataataataataataataataataataataataatatatggacatcgaattaattaattaacaaattgaatttagcttatggaattttattttctactcaaatttttaatcattagtgattttatttttaatatttacagtaaattttgactataaaaagaaaaaaaattagtattgattgtttcctattttatttatttacagtcataattaaatttgatataattatagtaagtctctataattatagtaatataaaactgcttcatatataacaataatattatacatatttatatatctccacttttatctcttttttcagaattttgacatataattaatatagataaaatataatattaaactgctttgttatacatatatatatgaagTTATAAAATAACCCGTATAATTTATACGTATGGCATAATACGTATGTCAAAAAAAGATTCTATACTTTTTGTTAACCATTGTTTTGTCATACGAAATTGATTGaataatttctatttatataatttttttctattagtagCAATTAGTATCTGCATTAAAAATTCATACCgtttgtaattatatatatatatatatatatatatatatatatatatatatatatatatatatatatacttaatatactaaaattgggttttcttccaactaatgaaagtgaggtgtcgaTTCCTCGTGAATCTATTTTCCGCCAAAATTAAtacactattttctcttctaagtttattttataaaaatatttattataattatactataattagcatttaagcaataatacataattatactaatttaagaaaatatctttattatagttatatgaaatcaatatttaatacattattaaactacttattaattatcaatcgaaaatatttttgatcattttaattatattgataataataatgataataataatataatatgataattatatgataatggcactggccattaataaccaatttatatttctctaaataaatttattttataaaaatatttttattataattatattacaatattataataaatatttaatgaataatgtataattacactaatttaagaaaatatctttattatctatctattctattctattctattctattctattctattatataaaaatagaatttttgtatttaataatgGAACTGATGTGACATGCTCTTGAGGTGTTTCCaaatctatttcatttaattcgtcaaagcaaatcaattataattaattaattatatcaattaattaatttgattagccaTTCAAATCTCACAATTTatcataatttatataaattaattaattataatcaatATTCAATGCGTTATTAAACTACGTATCAATTatcgatatttttaat
The sequence above is drawn from the Arachis hypogaea cultivar Tifrunner chromosome 4, arahy.Tifrunner.gnm2.J5K5, whole genome shotgun sequence genome and encodes:
- the LOC112797356 gene encoding putative disease resistance RPP13-like protein 1, translating into MFIFIAISLFTRGYLLENFFILDHNLTRIDSITAKPREWISNHLMHFVIEVLNNEGPKDRLKECVFLSPYLMQSLASNFKESQAGKYELPQELKDHPYFRPNQIRDQNLIMGPLLWKGHWWAYALDRKQKVVYVLDSIHQSCPDDERMQLDCLVSKRLGQILSLKDPNYTLTNSGLRTIYAQVPKQHNSDDCGVFVYKYLQQWKPNTSLQGCNQEQIAYFRKELLLSCVLSGSNTKREELLHQVDKYFKMSSPSGFEYDDNSNCEILPPTKKSVTPKEMNVTSKEVVSVSPRTQKKKVAKRYVEHMIEQAGEDFILHSNPTGSTMVEVVPHIITTLMERMRCLDAFGKKITKIKDSIIRHLLPIKMEAERSDGPALPLIPNWLNDVMDALTDLRDLLDDHGIPADATPLPKKRNICFSSCHLASCGLLHNLQKVEKWLQPIVVYVTPMEIYKRSMLTKTVVEEGERKIAGRENENEEIINRILSLTTVEGVVSVLRIVGMKGIGKTALAELVCCDIRVTTKFSVIWISGIHGNSYVESVKKETIRELEIEGKGMKKIEDLNPEEATRRSRFLLVLDDLRSENHEELLSLRRELREVPGSSGGVILVTTQNSLGPPKLVRYTLRLDILGEENCWALFEKVIGGVSSESKTSDAQKKLIKKCRGVPAAITKLATMLKTREAISEADIKNLELEFMQEMKTMYYDELPSWHLKQCFAYLPFIFPKAGQAVKVETLVQLWMAEGFLGPFNSSSQPEELGISIIKEFCRRSILSVREDQFGSITDCGMYNPLLLDLSRFVAGEGHCYMDDRGESVMQTVRRVFLTQDFDFSNGIPEPLNKTKKHLRTILFPLPGNNDWSSRIPHDVTLSLSACDAIFRAFESLHVLGLADLGMRMLPSSIGELKLLRYLNLSHNNMDKLPASIGKLKRLQTLKLSHCHQLKKLPDEVQHLVNLKHLELEGCLHLAHMPSTLGKLTKLEKLSHFTVSNNNCKHKQLQGFAELMNLKNLRGKLEILHLERFKFEEPRHVGRAYLKDKEHLWDISLKWSHDDDNNNKDNEKSLLDRLEPHPNLQGLSIKGYRGTAFSTWLSSLKNLVSFTLNNCSMCTSLPALNGFPNLKVLRLERLDSLKYITDGTKGSPELGLGMLDYLSISDCPELTSWWRPSETAHNNAILFSSLSILDVKYCPKLSSMPLYPNLDVRLILEGSSMRTLLDTINYRSTSDPAPPLSRLIRLKINNVEEESYPPNNWLENFVSLQYLWISEKMSVVKSFRHLRSLHTMTITNCTGVDLLSEEWDGLKMLRHLTIQEVAKLKSLPSGIKHLTFLAALWIVGCPELETLTEEIGNLKSLNNLYIENCHKLRSLPKTMIQLESLKNLVIRSCPLLLPRCQEGTGDDWPQIRHIKDIYLAGTSEVFE